A window of the Microbacterium sp. AZCO genome harbors these coding sequences:
- a CDS encoding S1 RNA-binding domain-containing protein: MAETLLRPGDELTATVTATKPFGVFVRADSGVDGLVRGARAEVGASIRIRVVEFDDVEHRFSAVAV; the protein is encoded by the coding sequence ATGGCTGAGACCCTTCTCCGCCCCGGCGACGAGCTGACGGCGACGGTCACGGCGACGAAGCCCTTCGGCGTCTTCGTGCGCGCGGACTCAGGAGTCGACGGACTCGTCCGCGGTGCTCGCGCAGAAGTCGGCGCGAGCATCCGCATCCGAGTCGTCGAGTTCGACGACGTCGAGCACCGCTTCAGCGCCGTCGCCGTCTGA
- a CDS encoding NADP-dependent oxidoreductase: MKSSGAIQATWFEYDHYGDADVLQKRTGTLPPPGPGEVTVEVFSTSINHMEAFLRNGHEETWADDPWPRRSGSDFAGIVVAAAAGTGFGVGASVMGHVRTGAHATHLTVPAASLVVKPDRVSWEVAGGLYLAGATALETLDRLRIGSDDTVVVSAAAGGVGSIQTQLARHRGARVIGTCGDRNFDYLRQLGITPVRYGEGMADRIRRAADGPVTAYIDNFGKDGSELADALGVPARRYRSSADRRDIELSLLDDDPDAVMHGTDLLRRLAELARIGAFRLLVSGLYPLDDVVEAFEDLATMHSRGKVVLATRPVTTYRTIKARQVHEAMSGGYASLTR; the protein is encoded by the coding sequence ATGAAGAGCAGTGGAGCCATCCAGGCGACGTGGTTCGAGTACGACCACTACGGCGACGCCGACGTGCTGCAGAAGCGCACCGGAACGCTCCCGCCTCCCGGACCGGGCGAGGTGACCGTCGAGGTCTTCTCGACCTCGATCAACCACATGGAGGCCTTCCTCCGCAACGGGCACGAAGAGACGTGGGCCGACGACCCCTGGCCGCGCCGGTCCGGGAGCGACTTCGCCGGCATCGTGGTCGCGGCAGCGGCGGGCACGGGATTCGGCGTCGGGGCCAGCGTCATGGGGCACGTCCGGACCGGTGCTCACGCGACGCACCTCACCGTTCCGGCGGCATCGCTCGTCGTCAAGCCCGACCGCGTGTCGTGGGAGGTCGCCGGCGGCCTCTACCTCGCGGGGGCGACGGCCCTCGAGACGCTCGACCGGCTGCGCATCGGGAGCGACGACACGGTCGTCGTCTCCGCTGCCGCGGGCGGCGTGGGCAGCATCCAGACCCAGCTCGCCCGGCACCGCGGAGCGCGGGTGATCGGCACCTGCGGCGACCGCAACTTCGACTACCTTCGTCAGCTCGGCATCACGCCGGTCCGGTACGGGGAGGGGATGGCCGACCGCATCCGCCGCGCGGCGGACGGTCCCGTGACGGCCTACATCGACAATTTCGGCAAGGACGGCAGCGAGCTCGCGGACGCGCTCGGCGTCCCCGCGCGCCGCTATCGGTCGAGCGCGGATCGCCGCGACATCGAGCTCAGCCTGCTCGATGACGATCCGGACGCCGTCATGCACGGCACCGACCTGCTCCGCAGGCTGGCGGAGCTCGCGCGGATCGGCGCGTTCCGCCTACTCGTGTCGGGGCTCTATCCGCTCGACGACGTCGTCGAGGCGTTCGAGGATCTCGCGACGATGCACTCGCGGGGAAAGGTCGTGCTCGCCACCCGGCCGGTGACGACCTACCGGACGATCAAGGCCCGGCAGGTGCACGAGGCGATGTCGGGAGGGTACGCGTCACTCACGCGCTGA
- the ppsA gene encoding phosphoenolpyruvate synthase: protein MTNILWFDELGMADLPQVGGKNASLGEMVSNLAELGVRVPGGFATTAEAYGRFLAHGDLRGRIRDAIEGLDVDDVTRLTHVGTEIRAWIEEHPLPDDLERDIRSAYDRLVATDAEPDTVTWAVRSSATAEDLPDASFAGQQETFLNVGGVDNVLAAVRAVYASLYNDRAIAYRAHHGFAHDDVALSAGVQRMVRSDVGASGVMFTVDTESGFDQAVFVTSSYGLGEAVVQGAVNPDEFYVSKPALRAGRPAVLKRSVGEKAIAMRYTDSREAGSSTAFVDVPDLARSQFSITDAEIEELARQALVIEEHYGRPMDIEWGKDGVDGQLYILQARPETVVSRASANVIRRFRLRERGTVAVAGRAIGQRIGAGPVRVLTDISQMASFQTGDVLVADMTDPDWEPIMKRAAAIVTNRGGRTCHAAIIARELGIPAVVGTGDATRTLTDGTPVTVSCAEGDTGFVYDGLLDFVEEETHLDKMPEAPVKIMMNVGTPDQAFSFSRLPHRGVGLARLEFIINRQIGIHPRALLEFETLPDELRGEIAERIAAYDSPRDYFVKRVAEGVAMIAAAFAPEPVIVRMSDFKSNEYANLIGGERYEPDEENPMIGYRGASRYISPDFRACFEMECEALRHVRDEMGFTNVQVMVPFVRTVGEGHAVVELLAENGLRRGVNGLKVIMMCEVPTNALLADDYLEFFDGFSIGSNDMTQLTLGLDRDSSLVADTFDERDPAVLKLLSLAIEACRRQGKYIGICGQGPSDHPDLAEWLVAQGIESVSLNPDTVVDTWLRLAKTTDVVSG from the coding sequence ATGACGAACATCCTCTGGTTCGACGAGCTCGGCATGGCCGACCTGCCCCAGGTGGGCGGGAAGAACGCGTCGCTCGGCGAGATGGTCTCGAACCTCGCCGAGCTGGGCGTGCGCGTCCCCGGCGGCTTCGCGACCACCGCCGAGGCGTACGGCCGCTTCCTCGCGCACGGCGATCTGCGCGGGCGCATCCGCGACGCGATCGAGGGGCTCGACGTCGACGACGTCACCCGGCTCACCCACGTGGGCACCGAGATCCGCGCCTGGATCGAGGAGCACCCGCTTCCCGACGACCTCGAGCGCGACATCCGTTCCGCCTACGATCGCCTGGTCGCGACGGATGCCGAGCCCGACACCGTGACGTGGGCGGTGCGCTCGTCGGCGACGGCGGAGGATCTTCCCGATGCGTCGTTCGCCGGCCAGCAGGAGACGTTCCTCAATGTCGGGGGCGTCGACAACGTGCTCGCCGCGGTCCGCGCCGTGTACGCCTCGCTGTACAACGACCGGGCGATCGCCTACCGCGCGCACCACGGCTTCGCCCACGACGACGTCGCCCTCTCGGCCGGCGTGCAGCGGATGGTCCGCTCCGACGTCGGCGCGTCCGGCGTCATGTTCACGGTCGACACGGAGTCGGGCTTCGACCAGGCGGTGTTCGTGACCAGCTCGTACGGCCTGGGTGAGGCGGTCGTGCAGGGCGCCGTGAACCCCGACGAGTTCTACGTCTCCAAGCCCGCGCTGCGCGCGGGGCGCCCCGCCGTGCTCAAGCGCTCGGTCGGCGAGAAGGCGATCGCGATGCGGTACACCGACAGCCGCGAGGCCGGGTCGAGCACCGCGTTCGTCGACGTTCCCGATCTGGCCCGGTCGCAGTTCTCGATCACGGATGCCGAGATCGAGGAGCTCGCCCGCCAGGCACTCGTGATCGAGGAGCACTACGGGCGTCCGATGGACATCGAGTGGGGCAAGGACGGCGTCGACGGGCAGCTGTACATCCTGCAGGCCCGCCCCGAGACCGTCGTCTCCCGCGCCTCGGCGAACGTGATCCGCCGCTTCCGGCTGCGCGAGCGGGGCACGGTCGCCGTCGCCGGTCGCGCGATCGGGCAGCGCATCGGCGCGGGGCCCGTGCGCGTGCTCACCGACATCTCGCAGATGGCGTCGTTCCAGACGGGCGACGTGCTCGTGGCCGACATGACCGATCCCGACTGGGAGCCGATCATGAAGCGCGCCGCGGCGATCGTCACGAACCGCGGCGGGCGCACGTGCCACGCGGCCATCATCGCCCGCGAGCTCGGCATCCCGGCCGTCGTCGGAACGGGCGACGCCACCCGCACCCTCACCGACGGCACCCCCGTGACCGTCTCCTGCGCCGAGGGCGACACCGGGTTCGTGTACGACGGCCTGCTCGACTTCGTCGAGGAGGAGACCCACCTCGACAAGATGCCCGAGGCGCCCGTCAAGATCATGATGAACGTCGGCACCCCCGACCAGGCCTTCTCGTTCTCGCGTCTCCCGCACCGGGGCGTCGGGCTCGCACGCCTCGAGTTCATCATCAACCGCCAGATCGGCATCCATCCCCGCGCGCTGCTCGAGTTCGAGACGCTCCCCGACGAGCTGCGCGGCGAGATCGCCGAGCGCATCGCGGCGTACGACTCTCCGCGCGATTACTTCGTCAAGCGCGTCGCCGAAGGCGTCGCGATGATCGCGGCCGCGTTCGCGCCCGAGCCCGTGATCGTGCGGATGAGCGACTTCAAGTCCAACGAGTACGCCAACCTCATCGGCGGCGAGCGCTACGAGCCCGACGAGGAGAACCCGATGATCGGGTACCGCGGCGCCTCGCGGTACATCTCCCCCGACTTCCGCGCGTGCTTCGAGATGGAGTGCGAGGCGCTGCGCCACGTGCGAGACGAGATGGGCTTCACCAACGTGCAGGTCATGGTGCCGTTCGTCCGCACCGTGGGCGAGGGGCACGCCGTCGTCGAGCTCCTCGCCGAGAACGGGCTGCGCCGAGGCGTCAACGGCCTCAAGGTCATCATGATGTGCGAGGTGCCCACCAACGCCCTCCTCGCCGACGACTACCTCGAGTTCTTCGACGGCTTCTCGATCGGCTCCAACGACATGACGCAGCTGACTCTGGGCCTGGACCGCGACAGCTCGCTCGTCGCGGACACGTTCGACGAGCGCGACCCCGCCGTGCTCAAGCTGCTCTCGCTCGCGATCGAGGCGTGCCGTCGGCAGGGCAAATACATCGGCATCTGCGGTCAGGGGCCGAGCGACCACCCCGACCTGGCCGAATGGCTCGTTGCGCAGGGCATCGAATCGGTCTCGCTCAATCCCGACACCGTCGTCGACACCTGGCTGCGCCTCGCGAAGACGACCGACGTCGTCAGCGGCTGA
- a CDS encoding pyruvate, water dikinase regulatory protein — protein sequence MEPTTAALGVGKATRAAYFISDSTGITAETLGNALLANFPGFAFVRHTIPFVDSPDGAANVVRDISRDAEAGLAPILFTTTKDAAVRAMLASAPATLIDLLGGHLTELEAALGTTASEQLGQFHTLGDTTQYFARMRAVEYAIEHDDGQSSRALDIADVIIIAPSRCGKTPTTMYLALQYGLLVANYPLTDDDFPTDGLPRLVEPYASRCFGITTTPLRLSQVRHERRPDSRYASLAQCTLELRRAEDLYRRNRVPFLNSSTKSVEEMSAVILQTLRLRP from the coding sequence ATGGAGCCGACGACCGCAGCCCTCGGAGTGGGGAAAGCCACGCGCGCGGCGTACTTCATCTCGGACAGCACGGGCATCACGGCTGAGACGCTCGGCAATGCCCTGCTCGCGAACTTCCCCGGGTTCGCCTTCGTCCGGCACACGATCCCCTTCGTCGACAGCCCCGACGGAGCGGCGAACGTCGTTCGGGACATCTCGCGCGACGCCGAGGCGGGACTCGCCCCGATCCTGTTCACGACGACGAAGGATGCCGCGGTCCGGGCGATGCTCGCCTCGGCGCCCGCGACGCTCATCGACCTGCTCGGCGGGCACCTCACCGAGCTCGAGGCAGCACTCGGCACGACGGCGTCGGAGCAGCTCGGGCAGTTCCACACACTCGGGGACACGACGCAGTACTTCGCGCGGATGCGCGCGGTGGAGTACGCGATCGAGCACGACGACGGCCAGAGCAGCCGGGCGCTCGACATCGCGGACGTCATCATCATCGCGCCGAGCAGGTGCGGCAAGACTCCGACGACGATGTACCTCGCGCTGCAGTACGGCCTGCTGGTCGCGAACTACCCCCTCACCGACGACGACTTCCCCACCGACGGCCTCCCGCGCCTCGTCGAGCCCTACGCGTCGCGGTGCTTCGGCATCACGACGACGCCGCTCCGACTCAGCCAGGTGCGACACGAGCGCCGACCGGACTCGCGCTACGCGAGCCTCGCGCAGTGCACCCTCGAGCTCCGCCGCGCGGAAGACCTCTACCGCCGCAACCGCGTCCCGTTCCTCAACTCCTCGACGAAAAGCGTCGAGGAGATGTCGGCCGTGATCCTGCAGACCCTCAGGCTCCGGCCCTGA
- the ribA gene encoding GTP cyclohydrolase II — MLQIHEPVTRDAATADIRTAVTIPLRFPDGYAAVARVLTFTGLIDGAEHLLLAFGDAVTDEGVVDPGDSPLVRLHSECLTGDVFGSERCDCGPQLREAVERLAAEGGLLLYLRQEGRGIGLYSKLDAYALQDAGLDTYEANQALGHGEDERDYSAAAQMLRAVGVESVRLLTNNPDKARQLTGLGIRVDDVVRTAVHLTPANARYLEAKRDRTGHLLDIPAA, encoded by the coding sequence ATGCTGCAGATTCACGAACCCGTCACGCGGGATGCCGCGACCGCCGACATCCGCACGGCCGTGACGATCCCGCTCCGATTCCCCGACGGTTACGCGGCCGTCGCGCGCGTGCTCACGTTCACGGGACTCATCGACGGCGCGGAGCACCTCCTGCTCGCCTTCGGCGACGCGGTGACCGACGAGGGCGTCGTCGACCCGGGCGATTCGCCGCTCGTGCGCCTTCACAGCGAGTGCCTCACAGGCGACGTGTTCGGGTCGGAGCGCTGCGACTGCGGTCCGCAGCTGCGCGAGGCCGTCGAGCGCCTCGCGGCGGAGGGCGGGCTGCTGCTGTACCTGCGCCAGGAGGGCCGGGGGATCGGGCTCTACTCGAAGCTCGACGCGTACGCGCTGCAGGATGCCGGACTCGACACCTACGAGGCCAACCAGGCGCTCGGGCACGGCGAGGACGAGCGCGACTACTCGGCGGCGGCGCAGATGCTGCGCGCGGTTGGTGTGGAGAGCGTGCGCCTCCTGACGAACAACCCCGACAAGGCGCGTCAGCTCACCGGGCTCGGCATCCGGGTCGACGACGTCGTCCGCACGGCTGTGCACCTCACGCCGGCGAACGCCCGCTACCTGGAGGCCAAGCGCGACCGCACGGGTCACCTGCTCGACATCCCCGCCGCCTGA
- a CDS encoding alcohol dehydrogenase catalytic domain-containing protein, with protein sequence MRISGAVLTASGAARPYSASRPLEIEELELDPPGPGELLVQVEAAGICHSDLSVVNGSRPRPLPMLLGHEAAGRVIEVGDAASRDLLGRRVVMAFLPRCEECAACRMQGRLPCERGSKANAAGTLLSGARRLHDGADSVAHHLGVSAFATHAVVDRRSVVPVGDDVPAEIAALLGCAVLTGGGAVLNAAPPEPGDTIAVVGLGGVGMAALLVALTRPGVRVVAVDTVASKREKAIALGADEAFDPAEALDAGIQADVVIEAAGAARAFETAAQLTGVGGRLVTVGLPDPSARASISPLDLVAGARQIIGSYLGSAVPARDIPIFEQLWRDGRLPLDELITARVGLGDVNRAMDELDAGRAIRQLIEFPS encoded by the coding sequence ATGAGGATCTCCGGAGCCGTACTGACCGCATCGGGGGCGGCCCGCCCGTACTCCGCCTCGCGGCCGCTCGAGATCGAGGAGCTCGAACTCGATCCTCCGGGGCCGGGGGAGCTGCTCGTGCAGGTCGAGGCGGCGGGCATCTGCCACTCGGATCTCTCCGTCGTCAACGGCAGCCGCCCGCGCCCGCTGCCGATGCTGCTCGGCCACGAGGCTGCCGGCCGTGTGATCGAGGTCGGCGACGCGGCATCCCGCGATCTGCTCGGCCGCCGGGTCGTGATGGCCTTCCTCCCGCGCTGCGAAGAGTGCGCGGCCTGCCGGATGCAGGGACGCCTCCCGTGCGAGCGCGGGTCGAAGGCGAACGCGGCGGGAACCCTTCTGTCGGGCGCCCGCCGCCTCCATGACGGAGCTGACTCCGTCGCGCACCATCTCGGCGTCTCGGCCTTCGCGACGCATGCCGTCGTCGACCGGAGATCGGTCGTGCCCGTCGGTGACGACGTCCCCGCCGAGATCGCCGCCCTCCTGGGCTGCGCTGTCCTGACGGGTGGCGGGGCGGTGCTCAACGCCGCACCGCCCGAACCGGGTGACACGATCGCCGTCGTCGGCCTCGGGGGAGTGGGGATGGCCGCCCTTCTCGTCGCACTCACGCGCCCGGGTGTGCGCGTGGTCGCGGTGGACACGGTGGCGAGCAAGCGCGAGAAGGCGATCGCGCTCGGCGCCGACGAGGCATTCGATCCGGCGGAGGCGCTGGATGCCGGCATCCAGGCGGATGTCGTCATCGAAGCGGCGGGAGCGGCACGGGCCTTCGAAACGGCGGCGCAGCTGACGGGCGTCGGTGGCCGGCTGGTGACCGTCGGCCTCCCCGATCCCTCGGCGCGGGCGAGCATCTCGCCGCTCGACCTCGTCGCCGGCGCGCGGCAGATCATCGGCAGCTACCTCGGCTCCGCCGTTCCGGCTCGCGACATCCCGATCTTCGAACAGCTCTGGCGCGACGGCCGCCTCCCCCTCGACGAGCTGATCACGGCGCGCGTGGGGCTCGGCGACGTCAACCGCGCGATGGATGAGCTGGATGCCGGCCGCGCCATCCGCCAGCTGATCGAGTTCCCCTCGTGA
- a CDS encoding IlvD/Edd family dehydratase: protein MSLRSSEWYSGDDRNAYIHRAWMRRGAPSSAFEGRPQIAIANTASDLTPCNANLTEVAQSVKNGVYEAGGIPLELPVVSLGETLVRPTAMLWRNMAAMATEEMLRANPIDGVVLLGGCDKTIPSLMMAAASVDLPAVVVPGGPMLTGHFRGEALGCGTDVWRLSEEVRAGTLSEAMFLKSESSMIRSKGHCNTMGTASTMALVAEALGVVVPGVAGTPAPDARLLEAAHETGMLAVQLVADDRRPSTFLTKGSFHNAIVALAAIGGSTNAVVHLLAIAGRLGIDLTIDDFDRIGADVPLLVNLQPAGRYLMDDLYRAGGFLAVMREVRDLLDQDALTITGRPFVEYLEDAQIWDADVITPRDAPLQPAAGISVLRGSLAPGGAIIKPAAASAHLLKHRGRAVVFDSIEDFHARIDDPDLDIDENSVMVLRGCGPKGYPGMPEVSNMPLPQKLLERGVRDVVRICDGRMSGTAYGTVVLHVTPEAAAGGPLALVQTGDWISLDVRGGRLDLDVPPDEVAARVPNQTTTDGFAAPRRGWERLYVDHVLQADRGADLDFLVGASGSEVSRESH, encoded by the coding sequence ATGAGCCTGCGCAGTTCCGAGTGGTACTCGGGCGATGACCGGAATGCCTACATCCACCGGGCCTGGATGCGCCGGGGAGCGCCGTCCTCCGCCTTCGAGGGGCGCCCGCAGATCGCCATCGCGAACACCGCGTCGGATCTCACCCCCTGCAACGCGAACCTGACCGAGGTCGCGCAGTCCGTGAAGAACGGCGTCTACGAGGCGGGCGGCATCCCGCTCGAGCTGCCGGTGGTGTCGCTCGGCGAGACACTGGTGCGGCCGACGGCGATGCTGTGGCGGAATATGGCGGCGATGGCGACGGAGGAGATGCTCCGCGCGAACCCGATCGACGGGGTCGTGCTGCTGGGCGGCTGCGACAAGACGATCCCGTCGCTGATGATGGCCGCGGCATCCGTCGATCTACCCGCCGTCGTGGTGCCGGGCGGTCCGATGCTCACGGGGCATTTCCGGGGTGAGGCGCTCGGCTGCGGAACGGACGTGTGGCGCCTTTCCGAGGAGGTGCGAGCGGGGACGCTGAGCGAGGCGATGTTCCTGAAGAGCGAGTCGTCGATGATCCGCTCGAAGGGGCACTGCAACACGATGGGCACGGCGTCGACGATGGCGCTCGTCGCGGAGGCGCTGGGCGTCGTCGTGCCGGGCGTCGCGGGCACTCCTGCGCCGGACGCGAGGCTGCTCGAAGCGGCGCACGAGACGGGGATGCTGGCGGTGCAGCTCGTCGCGGACGACCGGCGCCCGTCGACCTTCCTGACGAAGGGGAGCTTCCACAACGCGATCGTCGCGCTCGCCGCGATCGGCGGATCCACGAACGCCGTCGTGCATCTGCTCGCGATCGCGGGGCGGCTCGGCATCGACCTCACGATCGACGACTTCGACCGCATCGGCGCCGACGTGCCGCTGCTGGTGAACCTGCAGCCGGCGGGCCGGTACCTCATGGACGACCTGTACCGCGCGGGCGGCTTCCTCGCGGTGATGCGCGAGGTCCGAGACCTGCTCGACCAGGACGCGCTCACGATCACAGGACGTCCGTTCGTCGAGTACCTCGAGGACGCGCAGATCTGGGATGCCGACGTCATCACTCCACGGGATGCTCCGCTGCAGCCCGCAGCCGGGATCTCGGTGCTGCGCGGGTCGCTCGCGCCGGGCGGCGCGATCATCAAACCGGCCGCGGCATCCGCTCACCTCTTGAAGCACCGCGGCCGGGCCGTCGTGTTCGACTCGATCGAGGACTTCCACGCGCGCATCGACGACCCCGATCTCGACATCGACGAGAACAGCGTCATGGTGCTGCGCGGGTGCGGGCCGAAGGGCTATCCGGGCATGCCCGAGGTGTCGAATATGCCGCTGCCGCAGAAGCTGCTGGAGCGAGGCGTCCGGGATGTCGTCCGCATCTGCGACGGACGCATGTCGGGAACGGCATACGGCACGGTCGTGCTGCACGTCACCCCCGAGGCCGCGGCCGGCGGGCCGCTCGCGCTCGTGCAGACGGGCGACTGGATCAGCCTCGACGTGCGCGGCGGGCGCCTCGACCTCGACGTGCCCCCGGACGAGGTCGCGGCCCGCGTCCCGAATCAGACGACCACCGACGGCTTCGCGGCACCTCGCCGCGGATGGGAGCGCCTGTATGTCGACCACGTGCTGCAAGCCGACCGAGGCGCCGACCTGGACTTCCTCGTCGGCGCGAGCGGATCCGAGGTGTCACGTGAATCGCACTGA
- a CDS encoding aminoglycoside phosphotransferase family protein, which translates to MTQAGIEASRIDEDLVRALLREQFPDWAGLAVRAVEPGGNDHRTFRLGDELSVRLPSAPGYMPQVAKEQAWLPRLAPAVPLPIPVVRAKGEACDIFPAPWSVYGWLHGEPLAAASIDDPVRLAVDLAGFLVALRGVDPAGGPRPGLHSAYRGAPVAHWDDEVRDILNRLDGAERDRAAGTWRDAVVAPDAESAAWLHGDVAVSNLLVRDGALAAVIDFGCSAVGDPACDTVIIWTHFRGAAREAFRREYDVDEATWARGRGWALWKALIMLTNKPPAQRALARHVLDELFAGV; encoded by the coding sequence GTGACGCAGGCGGGCATCGAGGCATCCCGGATCGACGAGGACCTCGTGCGCGCGCTCCTCCGCGAGCAGTTCCCGGACTGGGCGGGGCTCGCCGTGCGGGCCGTCGAGCCCGGCGGCAATGATCACCGCACCTTCCGCCTCGGCGACGAGCTGAGCGTGCGGCTGCCGAGCGCGCCGGGATATATGCCGCAGGTCGCGAAGGAGCAGGCCTGGCTGCCCCGCCTCGCACCCGCGGTCCCGCTTCCCATCCCGGTGGTGCGCGCGAAGGGGGAGGCGTGCGACATCTTCCCGGCGCCGTGGTCCGTCTACGGGTGGCTCCACGGCGAGCCGCTGGCCGCGGCATCCATCGACGATCCCGTGCGTCTCGCGGTCGACCTCGCGGGCTTCCTCGTCGCCCTGCGAGGTGTCGACCCGGCCGGCGGTCCCCGGCCCGGCCTGCACAGCGCGTATCGGGGCGCGCCCGTCGCGCACTGGGACGACGAGGTGCGCGACATCCTCAACCGCCTCGACGGTGCCGAGCGCGATCGAGCCGCGGGCACCTGGCGCGACGCGGTCGTCGCCCCGGACGCCGAGTCAGCGGCGTGGCTGCACGGCGATGTCGCCGTGAGCAATCTGCTGGTGCGCGACGGCGCACTCGCCGCGGTCATCGACTTCGGCTGCTCGGCGGTCGGCGACCCCGCGTGCGACACCGTGATCATCTGGACGCACTTCCGGGGCGCCGCCCGCGAGGCGTTCCGGCGGGAGTACGACGTCGACGAGGCCACGTGGGCGCGCGGCCGCGGGTGGGCGCTGTGGAAGGCGCTCATCATGCTCACCAACAAGCCGCCTGCGCAGCGCGCGCTCGCGCGTCACGTGCTCGACGAGCTCTTCGCGGGGGTGTGA
- a CDS encoding glycerophosphodiester phosphodiesterase family protein produces the protein MPRSRPLVIGHRGAPGYRPEHSRSSYALALAMGVDAVEPDVVVSRDGVLVVRHENEIGSTTDVSTRPEFADRRTTKTVDGEDLTGWFTEDFTWDELATLRCRERLPAIRQTSASFDDQQPVLRLRDVLDLVREGSLEQGREIGVVLEIKHATYFARAGWDVAALVEAELRAAGWANGELPLVIESFESTVLTQLRQRGIRGSSVYLLEADGRPFDLVAAHGKAAPTYQETAAPAGLDALVGVVDGISVDKRMILAPDRLGRASGPSRVVADAHERGLQVFTWTCRPENAFLIAQFRGRGGRSAFGDWEGEWSVIRDAGVDGVFVDHADLGVGFFR, from the coding sequence ATGCCGCGCTCTCGCCCGCTCGTCATCGGGCATCGCGGTGCGCCGGGGTATCGACCCGAGCATTCCCGGTCGTCGTACGCCCTCGCGCTCGCGATGGGCGTCGACGCGGTCGAGCCCGACGTCGTCGTCTCGCGCGACGGCGTGCTCGTCGTGCGGCACGAGAACGAGATCGGCTCGACGACGGACGTGTCGACCAGGCCAGAGTTCGCCGACCGGCGCACGACGAAGACCGTCGACGGCGAAGACCTCACGGGGTGGTTCACGGAGGACTTCACGTGGGACGAGCTCGCGACGCTGCGCTGCCGCGAGCGGCTGCCCGCGATCCGGCAGACGAGCGCGTCGTTCGACGATCAGCAGCCGGTGCTGCGCCTGCGCGACGTGCTCGACCTCGTGCGGGAGGGATCCCTCGAGCAGGGCCGCGAGATCGGCGTTGTGCTCGAGATCAAGCACGCGACCTACTTCGCCCGGGCGGGATGGGACGTCGCGGCCCTCGTGGAGGCCGAGCTGCGTGCCGCGGGCTGGGCGAACGGCGAGCTGCCGCTCGTCATCGAGTCGTTCGAGTCGACAGTCCTGACGCAGCTCAGGCAACGAGGCATCCGCGGCTCTTCCGTCTACCTGCTCGAGGCGGACGGCCGGCCGTTCGACCTCGTCGCGGCGCACGGCAAGGCTGCGCCGACCTATCAGGAGACGGCGGCCCCCGCGGGCCTCGACGCCCTCGTCGGGGTCGTCGACGGCATCAGCGTCGACAAGCGCATGATCCTCGCCCCCGACCGGCTCGGTCGCGCGTCGGGTCCGTCGCGCGTCGTCGCCGACGCGCACGAGCGCGGCCTGCAGGTCTTCACGTGGACCTGCCGCCCAGAGAACGCCTTCCTCATCGCGCAGTTCCGCGGGCGCGGCGGCCGCAGCGCGTTCGGCGATTGGGAGGGCGAGTGGTCGGTGATCCGGGATGCCGGTGTCGACGGCGTCTTCGTCGACCACGCCGACCTCGGGGTGGGCTTCTTCCGCTGA